The Neochlamydia sp. S13 DNA segment AGCGCCTTCTCCTGCTCCTAAGTTAGAACCCTTAGCAGATAGAGCTGCAAAAGAAACCCCTTCATTAGCTAAAACTATTGATAAGCTTGCCTCTACTAGTGTTGATCCCACCCCTTCCCCTGCTGACTTAGGAATCGTAGAAATAGCAGAAAAGAAAGGCTTGCTTGCCAATAGCAAAGTAATAAAAGAGAAGCTAGATCCTAGCAAGATAAGTCGCTATGATACGATTATGCAATTTGCAGCCGTAGAATTAGAAGGAACCATTCAAAAAAAATTAAGTTAAGGAAATATATGGGCACAGGTTTTTCAAAGCAAAAGAAACAAGCTAAAATGCTACAGGATCAATTCTCCAAATTGCAGACTCAATTACAAGCCACTGAAGTGGTAGGAAGTGCCGGTAACGGTCTTGTATCGATCACTTTATCGGGCGAGCACGAACTAAAGCAGATTAAAATTAAGCCTGAATGTGTAGATCCTGAAGATATTGAAGGACTTGAAGACCTTATTAAAGCAGCTTATAAAGATGCTTTTTCAAAGCTTAAAGAGCAAAACCCCAAATTACCTAGCCTACCTGGTATGCCTAATTTAGGTGGATTTGGCTTCTAAAGTCATCTATGCTTATAAAATCAAAAAATTCATTTTAGGAATTCTATAAGTCTCTTTCTTACTTGCATGACAGACGAGAAAGGAAAAGGGCAAGAAAAATAAAATAAAAAAATCTAGATAGGCAAGCTATAGGATAGATAGATTTCTACTGTTCTAGATAGCTTTTGCCATCTTTATAGTCTGTTATTTTTTTATCCTGTGTTTCCTAGCAACTTCTTAAGCAATCATATAGATGTAAGGGCTACACCTTTAGAAAAAAGGGGAATACTAAAGAGATGTTTTCCTTTGAAAATAGAGACATAGCGTTAAGGTATATGCATATAAACTAACGAGTGATATTTTTTTGCCGTTTTTCTTGAAAGCAGATAAATTCCCAGGCTTTTCATATCAACTCCTCTAAAGAAGCACGAGCGAAATGTGCATAAAAAGTTTCATCCAAAAGGGCTTGTATTTCAGAAGTACTTGCTAAAGATAGCGCTTTTTCAGCTAACTTACAGCATGAGATAATGCTTGAAGAACGAATTGCCTGCTTGATTAAAGGTATATAGCGGGCAGCCACAGAAACTTCCTGGATCCCTAGTCCCATCAACAAAGGAATATATTTAGGATTAGCAGCCATTTCACCGCAAATGCTTACAGGAACATTATGCCTATTAGCTTCAATGACTACATGCCGTATTAACCTTAAGACACACGGATGCATAGGCTGATATAAATGGCTCATGGTATTGTCACAGCGATCCACGGCTAAAGTATACTGGATAAGATCGTTAGTTCCTATAGAAAGAAAATCTGACTCCCGCGCAAGAAGGTCAGAGATAATAGCTGCTGAGGGCACTTCAATCATGCATCCTAAGTTCACTAAAGAAGTAACTTTTACTTGCCTAGCAGCCTCTTGGGTCATGCGTTTAGCTTCAATTAACTCTGGTAATGAAGAGACCATAGGAAAAAGAATATTAACCTCACCAAATGCACTGGCACGCAGGATAGCACGCAGCTGGGTCATAAAAATATCTTTCTCTCGTTCTAAACTTCCTACAGCTCTAAATCCCAAGAAAGCATTTCCTGTTTGACCTGGGGAAGCTTCTATGCCTGCCTTATCACGTCCCACATCAAAAGTTCGAATAGTAATGGGCAGACCCTGCATATTTTCCACAAGTTCTCGATAAATTTCGAATTGCTCATCCTCGGTAGGTAAACGTTCCCGACCTACTAAAATATTTTCAGAGCGGTATAATCCCACCCCCTCGCCACCATATTCATGGATTTTCTTCACTTCGCTGCTAGTTTCTATATTAGCTAGAAGTCTCATTTTATAGCCGTCATAAGTTTCTATATCATGAGAGTCTGTCTGCCTTAATCGAAGACGCCTAGCATTTAACTCCTCACTTAACCTTTCATATTGGGCTAAGGTCTCGGAAGAAGGATTAAAAATTAGCTCCCCATTTCTTCCGTCGACAATCACTAAATAATCCGAGCAGCTCGACACTTCGTCAAATGCTATGTTGGTCATATAAGGAATTTCTTTAGCCCGTGCAAGGATGGCAGCGTGTGCGGTAGCACTTCCTCTTTCGGATACAATAGCCCTTACACACTTCTGGCTAGCTTCTGCAGTCTCCGCGGGGCTTAGATCTTTTACAAAAAGTATCGAGTCTGGTAAAAGCTCATCAAAAGCATTTCTTGTTTCCTTATGAAGATAGGCCATAATACGGCGGGAGATATCCTGTACGTCTTTAAATCTCTCTCGAAAAAACATATCCTCTAAGGTATCAAATTTTTTCTGATACTCTTGGATCAATTGATGGAGGATATATTCAGGAATTTTTCGCTTGGAATGGATTTGTTTGCTAACTTCTGTAATTAATGAAGGGTCAGACAATAGCTGTAATTGCGCTTCTAAAATGGCAGCCCCTTCATCCATACCATCGAGTTCAAGCTGATTTTTAATTGCCTGTAAATCATTAATGACTGATTGGACAGCCGCTTGGAAGCGTTCGGTTTCAGCCTCGACTTTATAAGCCGGAATATTTTCATCGGGAAAACTTTTTTGCAAAGTTTTTAGAAAAAAAGGCTTTCCAATAGCGATTCCACTGGAAATTACATTGCCAGTTAACCGAATTTCTTCTAGATTAGAGTGT contains these protein-coding regions:
- a CDS encoding YbaB/EbfC family nucleoid-associated protein gives rise to the protein MGTGFSKQKKQAKMLQDQFSKLQTQLQATEVVGSAGNGLVSITLSGEHELKQIKIKPECVDPEDIEGLEDLIKAAYKDAFSKLKEQNPKLPSLPGMPNLGGFGF
- the ptsP gene encoding phosphoenolpyruvate--protein phosphotransferase, producing MPHSNLEEIRLTGNVISSGIAIGKPFFLKTLQKSFPDENIPAYKVEAETERFQAAVQSVINDLQAIKNQLELDGMDEGAAILEAQLQLLSDPSLITEVSKQIHSKRKIPEYILHQLIQEYQKKFDTLEDMFFRERFKDVQDISRRIMAYLHKETRNAFDELLPDSILFVKDLSPAETAEASQKCVRAIVSERGSATAHAAILARAKEIPYMTNIAFDEVSSCSDYLVIVDGRNGELIFNPSSETLAQYERLSEELNARRLRLRQTDSHDIETYDGYKMRLLANIETSSEVKKIHEYGGEGVGLYRSENILVGRERLPTEDEQFEIYRELVENMQGLPITIRTFDVGRDKAGIEASPGQTGNAFLGFRAVGSLEREKDIFMTQLRAILRASAFGEVNILFPMVSSLPELIEAKRMTQEAARQVKVTSLVNLGCMIEVPSAAIISDLLARESDFLSIGTNDLIQYTLAVDRCDNTMSHLYQPMHPCVLRLIRHVVIEANRHNVPVSICGEMAANPKYIPLLMGLGIQEVSVAARYIPLIKQAIRSSSIISCCKLAEKALSLASTSEIQALLDETFYAHFARASLEELI